One Mycolicibacterium sarraceniae genomic window carries:
- the rsmA gene encoding 16S rRNA (adenine(1518)-N(6)/adenine(1519)-N(6))-dimethyltransferase RsmA has translation MTIRLLGRTEIRNLAKELDFKPRKSLGQNFVHDANTVRRIVSASGINKHDHVLEVGPGLGSLTLALLDRGATVSAIEIDPVLAARLPKTVAEHSHSEIHRLTVLNRDILGIERDDMAEQPTAVVANLPYNIAVPALLHLLAEFPSIRTVMVMVQAEVAERLTAEPGGKDYGVPSVKVRFFGKVRRYGMVSPTVFWPIPRVYSGLVRIDRHEVSPWPEDEGFREKVFELIDIAFAQRRKTARNAFLEWAGTGNESAERLLAASIDPARRGETLTVADFVRLLQRSADFPSSADSYDGQSRPAQVF, from the coding sequence GTGACAATTCGTCTATTGGGACGTACCGAGATCAGAAATCTTGCGAAAGAGCTCGATTTCAAGCCGCGTAAATCTCTCGGTCAGAATTTTGTGCACGACGCCAATACGGTGCGCCGTATTGTCTCGGCGTCTGGCATTAACAAGCATGACCACGTGTTGGAAGTGGGGCCGGGTCTGGGCTCGCTGACGTTGGCGTTGCTGGATCGTGGCGCCACCGTGAGCGCCATCGAGATCGATCCTGTGCTGGCCGCGCGTCTGCCTAAGACGGTTGCCGAGCACTCGCACAGCGAGATCCACCGGCTGACCGTGCTCAACCGGGACATCCTGGGCATCGAGCGCGACGATATGGCTGAGCAGCCCACCGCGGTGGTGGCCAACCTGCCGTACAACATCGCCGTGCCCGCGCTGCTGCACCTGCTGGCCGAGTTCCCGTCGATCCGGACCGTGATGGTGATGGTCCAGGCCGAGGTGGCCGAGCGGCTGACGGCTGAGCCCGGTGGCAAGGACTATGGCGTGCCCAGCGTCAAGGTGCGGTTCTTCGGCAAGGTCCGCCGCTACGGCATGGTGTCGCCGACGGTGTTCTGGCCCATTCCGCGGGTGTACTCGGGACTGGTCCGAATCGATCGGCACGAGGTATCGCCGTGGCCGGAGGACGAAGGCTTCCGCGAGAAGGTGTTCGAGCTGATCGATATCGCCTTCGCGCAGCGTCGGAAAACCGCCCGCAATGCATTCCTGGAATGGGCCGGCACAGGTAACGAGTCCGCCGAGCGCCTGCTGGCCGCCAGCATCGATCCCGCCCGTCGTGGGGAGACGCTGACGGTGGCCGATTTCGTCCGGCTGCTGCAGCGCTCGGCCGACTTCCCGAGCTCGGCCGATTCCTACGATGGCCAGTCGCGGCCCGCTCAGGTGTTCTGA
- a CDS encoding resuscitation-promoting factor yields MNALTKLHQSPSPILRLLVAAVLLTLAGAGVFAVISEKTVTLNVDGAQLKVSTMKSRVIDVIEENGYSVGDRDDLFPGANQSVNDAETIVLRRSRPLQISLDGKDSKQVWTTASTVDEALAQLRMTDTAPAAASRGSRLPLEGMALPVVSAKTVQINDGGMVSTVHLAAPNVAGLLAAAGVPLEQADSVVPAASSPVIAGMQIQVTRTRVEKVTQQVPLIPVAQRIEDPTMNMSRQVVQDPGTPGLQDVTFAVATVNGVETGRLPVASTVIVPARDSVLRVGAKPGTEVPQVLNGPIWDAISRCEAGGNWAINTGNGYYGGVQFDQHTWERNGGLRYASRADLATREEQIAIAEVTRSRQGWGAWPVCGRGSS; encoded by the coding sequence TTGAATGCGTTGACCAAGCTCCACCAGTCGCCATCACCGATCCTTCGTCTCCTCGTCGCTGCCGTTCTGCTCACGCTGGCCGGCGCGGGTGTGTTCGCGGTGATCTCCGAGAAGACCGTCACGCTGAACGTCGACGGCGCCCAGCTGAAGGTCAGCACGATGAAGTCGCGCGTGATCGACGTCATCGAGGAGAACGGCTACTCCGTCGGCGATCGTGACGACCTCTTCCCGGGTGCCAACCAGTCGGTGAACGACGCCGAGACGATCGTGCTGCGGCGCAGTCGCCCGCTGCAGATCTCGCTGGACGGCAAGGATTCCAAGCAGGTGTGGACCACCGCGTCGACCGTGGACGAGGCCCTGGCCCAGTTGCGGATGACCGACACCGCACCGGCCGCGGCCTCGCGCGGCAGCCGGCTGCCCCTGGAGGGCATGGCCCTTCCCGTGGTCAGCGCCAAAACGGTGCAGATCAACGACGGCGGCATGGTGAGCACGGTCCACCTGGCCGCCCCGAACGTCGCCGGTCTGCTGGCCGCCGCAGGCGTGCCGCTGGAGCAGGCCGATTCGGTGGTGCCCGCGGCGTCCTCGCCGGTGATCGCCGGGATGCAGATCCAGGTGACCCGGACTCGGGTCGAGAAGGTCACCCAACAGGTGCCTCTGATCCCGGTGGCCCAGCGGATCGAGGACCCGACCATGAATATGAGCCGTCAGGTCGTTCAAGATCCCGGTACACCCGGACTGCAAGACGTGACTTTTGCTGTTGCGACGGTCAACGGAGTGGAAACCGGACGACTACCCGTTGCTAGTACCGTCATCGTCCCGGCACGTGATTCGGTTCTGCGGGTAGGCGCCAAGCCGGGCACTGAGGTACCTCAGGTGCTGAACGGGCCCATTTGGGATGCCATTTCCAGGTGCGAAGCAGGTGGGAACTGGGCGATCAACACCGGCAACGGCTACTACGGCGGTGTGCAATTTGATCAACACACCTGGGAAAGAAACGGCGGGCTGCGCTATGCTAGCCGCGCCGATCTGGCGACAAGAGAAGAACAGATCGCAATTGCTGAAGTAACGCGTTCGCGACAAGGCTGGGGAGCGTGGCCCGTGTGCGGTAGAGGTTCATCGTGA
- a CDS encoding TatD family hydrolase, whose protein sequence is MSGRGKRGEPPPPPPALTPLIDAHTHLDACGARDADDVHAILDRAQTVGVVAAVTIADDLDAARWAAQAATWDPRVYAAVALHPTRADALTDDARAELERLAGQPRVVAIGETGMDLYWPGKLDGCAVPSAQRESFAWHIDLAKRTGKPLMIHNRDADAEVLDVLRAEGAPETVIFHCFSSGPEMARACVDAGWVLSLSGTVSFKNARELREAATLIPPDQLLVETDAPFLTPHPYRGEPNEPYCLPYTVRALAEVVDRPAELLAAQSSATARRVYGL, encoded by the coding sequence ATGAGTGGCCGCGGGAAGAGGGGGGAGCCACCCCCACCACCTCCTGCGCTGACGCCGTTGATCGACGCTCACACGCACCTGGATGCCTGCGGCGCCCGCGACGCCGATGACGTGCACGCGATTCTCGACCGGGCGCAGACCGTCGGGGTGGTGGCCGCGGTGACCATCGCCGACGACCTCGACGCCGCCCGCTGGGCCGCGCAGGCCGCCACCTGGGACCCGCGGGTCTACGCCGCGGTCGCATTGCACCCGACCCGCGCCGACGCACTGACCGACGATGCTCGCGCCGAACTGGAACGGCTGGCCGGGCAGCCCCGGGTGGTGGCGATCGGGGAGACCGGAATGGACCTGTACTGGCCGGGCAAGCTCGACGGGTGCGCCGTGCCTTCGGCTCAGCGGGAATCCTTCGCCTGGCATATCGACCTGGCCAAGCGCACCGGTAAACCGCTGATGATCCACAACCGCGACGCCGACGCCGAGGTGCTCGACGTGCTGCGTGCCGAGGGCGCTCCAGAGACCGTCATCTTTCACTGTTTCTCCTCCGGCCCGGAGATGGCACGCGCCTGCGTAGACGCCGGCTGGGTGCTGAGTCTGTCCGGCACGGTCAGCTTCAAGAACGCCCGTGAGCTGCGGGAGGCGGCGACATTGATTCCGCCGGATCAGCTCCTGGTGGAGACCGACGCCCCATTTCTGACCCCGCACCCCTATCGTGGGGAGCCCAATGAGCCGTACTGCCTGCCCTACACTGTGCGGGCGCTTGCAGAGGTCGTCGATCGGCCGGCAGAGTTGCTGGCAGCGCAGTCATCGGCGACTGCGCGACGGGTCTACGGTCTCTAA
- the metG gene encoding methionine--tRNA ligase: MTKPPYYLTTAIAYPNGAPHIGHAYEYIATDAIARFKRLDGFDVRYLTGTDEHGLKMAQTAAAQGIPTADLARRNSDAFQAMQEKLGASFDRFIRTTDADHIDASIEIWKRMDAAGDIYLDSYSGWYSVRDERFFTEDELETRTDGNKYSIETGTPVTWTEEQTYFFRLSAYGERLLAHYSAHPEFIAPEVRRNEVVSFVSGGLRDLSISRTTFDWGVPVPGHPDHVMYVWVDALTNYLTGAGFPDTDSESFRKYWPADLHMIGKDIIRFHTVYWPAFLMSAGIELPRRVFVHGFLLNSGEKMSKSVGNVVDPFALIDAFGLDQVRYFLLREVPFGQDGSYSEDAIIGRINADLANEFGNLAQRSLSMVNKNLDASVPEPGEFTDADRELLTLADALLPRVRAYFDVPAMHLGLEAIWAMLGAANRYFSAHEPWVLRKSEAAADQERFRTVLYVTLEVVRVAALLVQPVMPTSAATLLNLLGQPSDARDFGAVAVRIAPGTALPAPAGVFPRYQPPE, translated from the coding sequence ATGACCAAGCCCCCGTACTACCTCACCACCGCGATCGCGTACCCCAACGGTGCGCCGCACATCGGGCACGCGTACGAGTACATCGCGACCGATGCGATCGCCCGCTTCAAACGCCTCGACGGTTTCGACGTGCGCTACCTGACCGGGACTGACGAGCACGGGTTGAAGATGGCCCAAACCGCCGCCGCGCAGGGCATTCCCACCGCCGACCTGGCGCGGCGGAACTCCGATGCGTTCCAGGCGATGCAGGAGAAGCTCGGGGCATCGTTCGACCGTTTCATCCGGACCACCGACGCCGACCACATCGACGCGTCGATCGAGATCTGGAAGCGGATGGACGCCGCCGGTGACATCTATCTCGACTCCTACTCGGGCTGGTACTCGGTACGCGATGAGCGCTTCTTCACCGAGGACGAACTCGAGACGCGCACCGACGGCAACAAGTACTCGATCGAAACCGGCACGCCCGTGACGTGGACCGAGGAGCAGACCTACTTCTTCCGGCTGTCGGCCTACGGCGAACGCCTGCTCGCGCATTATTCGGCGCACCCGGAATTCATCGCCCCCGAGGTGCGCCGCAATGAGGTCGTCAGCTTCGTCTCCGGCGGCCTTCGCGACCTGTCGATCTCGCGCACCACATTCGACTGGGGTGTGCCCGTACCGGGGCACCCCGACCATGTCATGTACGTGTGGGTGGACGCGCTGACGAACTACCTCACCGGTGCCGGCTTCCCGGATACCGACTCCGAGTCGTTCCGCAAGTACTGGCCGGCCGATCTGCACATGATCGGCAAGGACATCATCAGGTTCCACACCGTGTACTGGCCCGCGTTCCTGATGTCGGCGGGCATCGAGCTACCGCGACGGGTTTTCGTGCACGGCTTCCTGCTCAACAGCGGCGAGAAGATGAGCAAGTCGGTCGGCAATGTGGTGGACCCCTTCGCGCTGATCGATGCGTTCGGGCTCGACCAGGTGCGCTACTTCCTGCTGCGCGAGGTGCCGTTCGGGCAGGACGGCAGCTATAGCGAGGACGCGATCATCGGCCGGATCAACGCCGATCTGGCCAACGAGTTCGGGAACCTGGCACAGCGCTCGCTGTCGATGGTCAACAAGAACCTCGACGCTTCGGTGCCCGAGCCGGGTGAGTTCACCGACGCCGATCGCGAGCTGCTGACGCTCGCCGACGCGTTATTGCCCAGGGTGCGTGCGTATTTCGACGTGCCCGCCATGCATCTTGGGCTCGAGGCTATCTGGGCGATGCTCGGTGCGGCCAACCGATACTTCTCCGCGCACGAACCGTGGGTGCTGCGCAAGTCCGAGGCGGCGGCCGATCAGGAGCGCTTCCGCACGGTGCTCTACGTGACGCTGGAGGTCGTCCGGGTCGCGGCGCTGCTTGTGCAGCCGGTGATGCCGACGTCCGCGGCCACGCTGCTCAATCTGCTGGGGCAGCCCTCGGACGCACGCGATTTCGGCGCTGTGGCGGTGCGCATTGCCCCCGGCACCGCGCTGCCGGCGCCGGCGGGGGTGTTCCCGAGGTATCAGCCGCCCGAGTGA
- a CDS encoding NAD(P)/FAD-dependent oxidoreductase, producing MTEQRTQVVVIGGGYAGVIAANHLRLRAGVDITLVNPRREFVERIRLHQLITGSDDATVSYADILGDGIRLVVDAATRIDAEARRVELFSGQPLPYDYLIYAVGSGSAQPTVPGADEFAYPIADLEEAQRLTAALADLHNDAPVCVVGAGPTGIETAAELAELGRNVTLVCGAVLGPYLSTPGRRSVAKRLRKLGVEIVDGPQAKATAVAADAVTLEDGRRLASAVTIWTAGFGVPDLATRSGLRTDAVGRLLTDETLTSADDDRVVAAGDAAAPSDQPLRMSCQAAMPLGAQAANTVLARIAGEQPAVISQAFTGQCISLGRASATIQIARTNDVPLPLYIGGRTAATIKEAVCKGTISFLRKEARKPGSYFWIKVGGKRPVPAAAQTP from the coding sequence ATGACCGAGCAACGAACCCAGGTTGTGGTGATCGGCGGTGGCTACGCCGGCGTGATCGCCGCCAACCATCTGCGGCTGCGTGCGGGAGTGGACATAACCCTGGTCAACCCCCGCCGCGAGTTCGTCGAACGGATCCGGTTGCACCAGCTGATCACCGGATCCGACGACGCCACCGTGTCCTATGCCGACATCCTCGGCGACGGCATCAGGCTGGTGGTCGACGCGGCCACCCGCATCGACGCCGAGGCGCGCCGAGTGGAGCTGTTCAGCGGCCAGCCGCTGCCGTATGACTACCTCATCTACGCCGTCGGCAGCGGTTCGGCTCAGCCAACCGTTCCCGGCGCCGACGAATTCGCTTATCCCATCGCCGATCTCGAGGAGGCTCAGCGGTTGACCGCGGCACTGGCCGACCTGCACAACGACGCGCCGGTATGCGTGGTCGGCGCCGGCCCGACCGGTATCGAGACCGCCGCCGAGCTGGCCGAGCTGGGCCGCAACGTCACGCTGGTGTGTGGCGCCGTCCTCGGCCCGTACCTCAGCACGCCGGGGCGCCGGTCGGTGGCCAAGCGGCTGCGCAAGCTCGGGGTCGAGATCGTCGACGGGCCGCAGGCGAAGGCGACCGCGGTGGCCGCCGACGCGGTGACGCTCGAGGATGGACGCCGGCTGGCAAGCGCGGTGACGATCTGGACCGCCGGATTCGGGGTGCCCGATCTGGCGACCCGCTCCGGGCTGCGTACCGATGCGGTGGGCCGGCTGCTCACCGACGAGACGCTGACCAGCGCCGACGACGATCGAGTTGTGGCTGCCGGGGATGCCGCAGCACCCTCGGACCAGCCGCTGCGGATGAGCTGCCAGGCCGCGATGCCGCTGGGTGCGCAAGCCGCCAACACCGTGCTGGCCCGTATCGCCGGCGAGCAGCCCGCCGTGATCAGCCAGGCGTTCACCGGGCAGTGCATCAGCCTGGGCCGCGCCAGCGCCACCATCCAGATCGCCCGCACCAACGACGTCCCACTACCGCTGTACATCGGCGGGCGCACCGCGGCGACGATCAAAGAGGCGGTCTGCAAAGGCACGATCAGTTTCCTGCGGAAAGAGGCGCGCAAGCCAGGGTCCTACTTCTGGATCAAGGTCGGCGGCAAGCGGCCGGTGCCCGCGGCGGCGCAGACACCGTGA
- a CDS encoding RNA polymerase sigma-70 factor has translation MTTADEHAERFTLLRPLLFTIAYEILGSATEADDVLQDGYLRWATVDLDEVRDTKAYLAQLVTRQALNTLRSQARRREDYVGPWLPEPLLLDERDAATDVVLAESVSMAMLVVLETLTPDERAVFVLREVFGFSHDEIAAAVGKSTAAVRQISHRAREHVHARRRRFEPLDPQQSEQITMQFLLAAATGDVDGLMGMLAPDVVFTSDSDGKASSARRPVLGPDKVARFIIGLFRQATPEYRIEAANYNGAPALVVYRGEVPESVMTIEITDGTITNFYAMRNPEKLAAVTVRREISR, from the coding sequence GTGACCACAGCAGATGAACACGCCGAACGGTTCACCCTGCTGCGGCCACTGCTGTTCACCATCGCCTATGAGATCCTCGGCTCGGCAACCGAAGCCGACGATGTCTTGCAGGACGGGTATTTGCGCTGGGCGACAGTCGATTTGGATGAGGTTCGGGATACCAAGGCTTATCTGGCCCAGCTGGTCACCCGTCAGGCGCTGAACACGCTGCGCTCGCAGGCCCGCCGCAGGGAGGACTACGTCGGCCCGTGGCTGCCCGAACCACTACTGCTCGACGAACGCGATGCCGCCACCGACGTGGTGCTCGCCGAATCGGTGTCGATGGCCATGCTGGTGGTGCTGGAGACGCTGACGCCCGACGAACGCGCGGTGTTCGTGCTGCGGGAGGTGTTCGGCTTCAGCCACGACGAGATCGCTGCCGCGGTAGGCAAATCCACGGCCGCGGTACGCCAGATCTCGCATCGCGCCCGCGAACACGTGCACGCGCGGCGGCGCCGGTTCGAGCCGCTCGATCCGCAGCAGTCCGAGCAGATCACCATGCAGTTCCTGCTGGCGGCCGCGACCGGTGATGTGGACGGCCTGATGGGCATGCTGGCACCTGACGTGGTGTTCACCTCCGACAGCGACGGTAAGGCCAGCTCCGCCCGCCGCCCGGTCCTTGGCCCCGACAAGGTCGCCAGGTTCATCATCGGGCTGTTTCGCCAGGCCACACCGGAATACCGGATCGAGGCCGCGAACTACAACGGCGCACCGGCACTGGTGGTCTACCGCGGCGAGGTGCCCGAATCGGTGATGACGATCGAGATCACCGACGGGACGATCACCAACTTCTACGCGATGCGCAATCCGGAGAAGCTCGCCGCCGTCACCGTGCGCAGGGAGATCAGCCGCTGA